The DNA segment CCGTTGCCGCCCAGCGTCCACAGGCCGGCCAGGAAGTCGGTTCCGGGGGCGGGCTCGGGCAGCGGGTTCCAGCGCAGCCGGTTCGGGTCCGGCTCGGACTGGGTGAAGGGCGCCGTACGGATCGCGCCGTTGTCGGTGCGTGTGAACGCCGGGTGGGCGGCCGACGGGCGGATGCGGTACAGCCACGAGCGGCGGTTGTGGGCCCTCGGCTCGGTGAACGCCGAACCGCTCACCTGCTCCGCGTACAGCCCCAGCGGGGCGCGCTGGGGTGAGTTCCGGCCCTCGGGAAGGGCGCCGGGCACCGCCTCCGAGCTGTGCTCGTTGCCGAAACCGGAGAGGTAGGTCAGCCCCTCCGCGGTCTTCCGCGTGTCCCCGCTCATGATCGCTCCCTCGAGATCTGATTCCTATGCTTCACCGTAGGATTGCGATTTCGTCGGCGCAAGTGATCCGCCGGACCTCCTCTGCGGGGACGACGGGAAACGGACGGGAACCCGACTCCAGACGGACGGGAACCCGACTCCAGGGGGATCCGGCTGTCGGACCGGTGTTCTAGTCTCCCGGGCATGTCGTGGACGCGGACCCTGCTCGCCGCGCTCGCGGTCTGTGTCCTGCTGGTGACCGGATCCGCGGGCTGCGGCTCCGATGACGCGCGGCAACAGGGTGCGGACGGAGTCTCTCCCTCGCCGGTGGGCAAGGTCCTCGACGACACCGACGAGCAGGGGCGGCACTATCGCGAGGTGGACAAGGGCGACGCCCCCGAGGTCGGCATCGAGGTACAGCCGGATCCGGACGTCGGCGACCGAGGCTGGGACGTACGGCTGACGGTCCGCAACTTCCGCTTCTCGCCCGCCGGTACGCCGGAGCGGGTGGTCGCCGGGCGGGGGCTCGCGTACCTCTATGTCGACGACCGCCTCGTCGCCCGGCTGCGCAGCCCCGGCCACCGTCTCCCGGCGGAGCTCGTCCCGCGCGGCACCCACCAGGTCACCGTCCGGCTGTATGCGGACGACGGCACGGTGTGGGCCGTGGGCGACGAACCCGTCGAGAGCGCGGCCGACATCACGGCATCGGAGGCGGAGACGACCGTGACACCGGCACCGGCGTCGACAGCCTCCGCCGCGGCACTGAGCGCGCCGGGTACCCGCTTCCGTACAGGGGGTCGAGGTTCACCGGACCGAGGCGGAAAGGCATCATGAAGACCGTGCCCCACCCAGACACGCTTCGCAGGGCGCCTGTGCAGCGGCGCAGCGCCGAACGGCTCACCAGGATCCTGGACGCCTGCGCCGACCTCCTCGACGAGGTCGGCTACGACGACCTGAGCACTCGGGCCGTCGCCCAGCGCGCCGGCGTGCCCATCGGCTCGGTCTACCGGTTCTTCGGCAACAAGCGCCAGATGGCCGACGCCCTGGCCCAGCGCAACCTGGAGCGCTACGCCGCCCGCGTCACCGACCGGCTCAAGGAGGCCGGTGACGGGGGCTGGCGTGCGGCGATGGACGCCGTGCTCGACGAGTACATCGCCATGAAGCGCACCGCGCCCGGCTTCTCCCTCGTCGACTTCGGCAACCAGATCCCCGTCGGCACCCGCGGCGAGCCCAACCACCGCGTCGCCGACGCCCTCACCGACCTGCTCTCCGGCTACCTCGGCCGCGAACCCGACGAGGACCTCCGGCGCACCTTCCTCATCGCCGTCGAAACCGCCGACACCCTGGTCCACCTCGCGTTCCGGGTGGCCCCGGAGGGCGACGAACGGATCATCGTGGAGGCGCGCGAGATGCTGCGGGCGTATCTGGCCCGGGTGCTGGACTGACGGCCGCGCCCAGGTGCCGCACCGGCAGCCCTGTCGGGTGCCGGACCGACGCTCCGACGGGCTGACGCGGCTACCGGACCGAGGCGCCCCGCCGTCCGGAGGGCCGACGGCTCGCGAATTTCCGACCTCACACCCCGCGAGGACTCCCCTCCGTGCATACCGGTCGGTATGCTCGGCCTCACCCGCGCGCCACCGCCGTCGCCAACCCGGGAGGACCCGTGTCCCGCACCGCACTGCGCATCTGCCCCCTGTGCGAGGCCACCTGCGGCCTGACGCTCACCATCGAGGGGACCGCGGTCACCGGTGCCCGCGGTGACCGTGACGATGTGTTCAGCCAGGGGTTCATCTGCCCCAAGGGCGCCTCCTTCGGGGCCGTCGACGGTGACCCCGACCGGCTGCGCACCCCGCTCGTGCGCACGGACGGCGAGCTGCGCGAGGCCACCTGGGAGGAGGCCTTCGACGCGGTCGCCGCCGGTGTCCGGGCGGTCGTCGAGCGGTACGGGCCGAACTCGGTGGGCGTCGTGCTCGGCAACCCCAACGTGCACACCGTGGCCGGTGCGCTCTATCCGCCGGTCCTGCTCGCCGGCCTGCGCACCCGCAGCATCTTCACCGCCTCCACGGTCGACCAGATGCCCAAGCACGTCTCCAGCGGCCTGCTCTTCGGCGACGCCCTCGCGATCCCCGTACCGGACCTGGACCACACCGACCACCTGCTGCTCATCGGCGCGAACCCCCTCGAGTCCAACGGCAGCCTGTGCACCGCCCCCGACTTCCCGGGCAAGCTGAAGGCGCTCAAGGCCCGCGGCGGCACCCTCACCGTCATCGACCCGCGCCGCACCCGCACCGCCAAGCTCGCCGACCGGCACATCGCGATCCGGCCCGGCACGGACGCGTTGCTCCTCGCGGCGATGGCGTCCGTCCTGTTCGAGGAAGGGCTCGTGGCTCCCGGTGAGCTGGCGCCGCACCTCCAGGGGCTCGACGAACTCCCCGACGCCGTACGGGGCTTCAGTCCCGAAGCCGTGGCGGACGCCTGTGATGTGGACGCCGGCACGATCCGCGCCCTCGCCCGCGAGCTGGCCGCCGCACCCACCGCCGCCGTCTACGGCCGTATCGGCAGCTGCACCGTCCCGCACGGCACCCTGGCCAGCTGGCTGGTCGACGTTCTCAACATCCTCACCGGCAACCTCGACCGCCCCGGCGGCGCCCTCTTCCCGCAGGCGGCCACCGACAGGACGCCCCGCCCCGCAGGACCCGGACACGGCTTCGCGCTCGGGCGCTGGCAGTCGCGGGTGAGCGGGCACCCCGAGGCCAAGGGGGAGTTGCCCCTGTCCGCGCTCGCCGAGGAGATCGACACGGCCACCGAGGAGGGCGAGCCGATCAGGGCCCTCATCGCGGTCGCCGCCAACCCGGTCCTGTCGGCCCCCGACGGTGACCGTCTCGACAAGGCCCTCGACGCGCTCGACTTCATGGTCAGCGTCGACCCGTACCTCAACGAGACCTCGCGCCACGCCCACGTCGTGCTCCCGCCGCCCCCGCCCTCGCAGAGCCCGCACCACGACTTCGCCTTCAACACCCTCGCCGTCCGCAACCAGGTCCGCTACACCCGCCCCGCCGTCCCGCTGGAGCCGGGCCGGATGGCCGAGGCCGAGATCCTGGCCCGGCTGATCCTGGCCGCGACCGGCATGCACGGCGCCGACCCGGCCGCGGTCGACACGCTGGTCATCGACCAGACCCTCGGCAAGGCGGTCAAGGAAGTGCACTCCCCGGTCCACGGCCGCGATCCGAAGGAACTCGCCGCGCAACTCACCGGCGTGAACGGCCCCGAGCGGCGCCTCGACATGATGCTGCGCCTCGGCCCGTACGGCGACGGCTTCGGCGCACGACCGGACGGGCTCTCCCTGGAGAAACTGCTCGCGCATCCGCACGGCATCGACCTCGGGCCGCTGAAGTCCCGGCTGCCGCAGCCGCTGAAGACCGTCAGCGGCAAGGTGGAGCTGCTGCCGCGGCCCATCGCCGACGACCTGCCCCGCCTGCGGGCGGCCCTGCGCGAACGCACCGACGGGCTCGTCCTGGTCGGCCGCCGCCATCTGCGCTCCAACAACAGCTGGATGCACAACGTGCCCGCCCTCACCGGCGGCACCAACCGCTGCACCCTGCACATCCACCCCGAGGACGCCGAGCGCCTGGGGCTGCGCGACGGTGCGCCCGTGCGTGTGAAGGGCGCCGGCGGGGAGGTGGTCACCGAGGCCGAGGTCACCGACGCGGTCCGCCCCGGTGTCGTCAGCCTGCCGCACGGCTGGGGCCACAACCGCCCCGGCACCCGGCTGAACCATGCGCTGAAG comes from the Streptomyces sp. NBC_00443 genome and includes:
- a CDS encoding TetR/AcrR family transcriptional regulator, whose amino-acid sequence is MKTVPHPDTLRRAPVQRRSAERLTRILDACADLLDEVGYDDLSTRAVAQRAGVPIGSVYRFFGNKRQMADALAQRNLERYAARVTDRLKEAGDGGWRAAMDAVLDEYIAMKRTAPGFSLVDFGNQIPVGTRGEPNHRVADALTDLLSGYLGREPDEDLRRTFLIAVETADTLVHLAFRVAPEGDERIIVEAREMLRAYLARVLD
- a CDS encoding molybdopterin oxidoreductase family protein, with product MSRTALRICPLCEATCGLTLTIEGTAVTGARGDRDDVFSQGFICPKGASFGAVDGDPDRLRTPLVRTDGELREATWEEAFDAVAAGVRAVVERYGPNSVGVVLGNPNVHTVAGALYPPVLLAGLRTRSIFTASTVDQMPKHVSSGLLFGDALAIPVPDLDHTDHLLLIGANPLESNGSLCTAPDFPGKLKALKARGGTLTVIDPRRTRTAKLADRHIAIRPGTDALLLAAMASVLFEEGLVAPGELAPHLQGLDELPDAVRGFSPEAVADACDVDAGTIRALARELAAAPTAAVYGRIGSCTVPHGTLASWLVDVLNILTGNLDRPGGALFPQAATDRTPRPAGPGHGFALGRWQSRVSGHPEAKGELPLSALAEEIDTATEEGEPIRALIAVAANPVLSAPDGDRLDKALDALDFMVSVDPYLNETSRHAHVVLPPPPPSQSPHHDFAFNTLAVRNQVRYTRPAVPLEPGRMAEAEILARLILAATGMHGADPAAVDTLVIDQTLGKAVKEVHSPVHGRDPKELAAQLTGVNGPERRLDMMLRLGPYGDGFGARPDGLSLEKLLAHPHGIDLGPLKSRLPQPLKTVSGKVELLPRPIADDLPRLRAALRERTDGLVLVGRRHLRSNNSWMHNVPALTGGTNRCTLHIHPEDAERLGLRDGAPVRVKGAGGEVVTEAEVTDAVRPGVVSLPHGWGHNRPGTRLNHALKDPGVNVNQLLDGSLLDPLSGNAVLNGIPVKLATGSAL